The sequence below is a genomic window from Methanobrevibacter sp..
GCATTCATTACCCTTGGAGACACATCCATATTCAGTACATACTCATACTTACAAAGAAGATTAATTGATGAATTCGAAGTTGAAACAATTCCAGGAATTACTTCATTTACCGCATGTGCTGCGGCTAGAAATGAAGCTTTAGTTGAACAAAATGATATCTTGACAATTGTTCCAAAAATAGATAAAAGAATTGAACAAGTTTTAGACTACAGTGATTCAATTGTTCTTATGAAAGCTTCAAGAAACACAACAAAACTTGAATTAAAAATAAAAAACGATAAAAGAGAAAAAGAAATTTACTCAGTACAAAACTGTACTCGTGAAAATGAAAAAATAATTGAAGGATTTTCTCACGAAAAGCCTTATCTTACAACATCCATTATAAAATTTAAAGATGATTAGTAAGTTTTTGCGCTTTGAGGTTCAACCTCAAAGACACATTTCCCATCACCCATTGTAAAACATTGTGTTTCAATAACACTAACAGGCAATTTAAAGAATTCTGTGAATAAACCTTCCAGAATACCTGTATCCAAGAAACAAGCTGGTTTTCCTGTTTTTGGAAGCAATTCACATTCAAAACAATCATAGGCAGTTATCTTAATTATCTGGCCTATTTCATAAGTTAATCTACCTAAACCTTTTTTCTGCCAGAATTCAGCTAAATTACCCATAAATATATCTAAATCTTCATCGTATAATTTATAAAAGATTGATTTACCTATTTGATTACCTGTTGATTTTAAAATAGGATCAATATTAATTCCTTCCTGAATAAGCATTGCTTTTAAAGTATGGAACAATAATGTTGAAAACTGTCCATCACCTTCAACAATATTTTTTATCAAGTAATTAGCATGTGTCTCTTCAAGTTCTTTTGGTTCAGAAATATTTACAGAACCAAGGAATTTAGAATTTAAATAGAATATTTTTTTTCTATTGTCAACAGGGTGCATTCTATATGATATAATTCCATTTTCTCTTAAATTTTTCAAATGCACTGAAACTGTAGATTTTGATTTACCAGTATTAGTAACTATTTCATCAAACTCCATGTCTCTATCTCTGAGCATTTCTAAAATAGTGAGTTTTACTGGACTTTTAACTACATTGACACGCAAGTCGGTTAAATCTGAAAATATTTGTATTGGTTTTTGTTCGCTCATTAATCTCCCCCATGTGTATAATTATATATAGTTACTATTAGTTAATAAATATACCCATTTGATAAAATTTAATCAAAACTATAAAAAAATGTACTAAAATTAGACAAAAATTAGAAACAAAATAAAAATAAATCTCGAACTGTTCGCAATACTTAGAATAGTTTGGGTTAACTATAAATAATATGGGTTTCAAAGTATAATTAACATCCGTAATGAAATTATGGATATACTACTTAAATAGGAGATTTATAAAAATGAAAGCTAATGCTCAAAAAATAGCAGAAGGAGTATACTGGATCGGTGTACTCGACTGGGACTTAAGAACTTACCACGGATACACTTTAGACGGAACCACTTACAATGCATACATCGTATTTGGTGAAGATGAAGTAGCAATTATCGATAACGCATATCCTGGAAAAACCAAAGAAATGATGGCACGTATCGACGACGCTTTCGCACAAGAAGGAAGAGATGTCAAAGTTGACTACATCATTCAAAACCACGTTGAAAAAGACCACTCCGGAGTTTTAGTAGACTTACACAAAAGATTCCCAGAAGCACCTATTTACTGTACCGAAATTGCAGTTAAAGGACTTTTAAAACACTACCCTGCACTTGAAGGTGCAGAATTCATCACC
It includes:
- a CDS encoding ArsR family transcriptional regulator, translated to MSEQKPIQIFSDLTDLRVNVVKSPVKLTILEMLRDRDMEFDEIVTNTGKSKSTVSVHLKNLRENGIISYRMHPVDNRKKIFYLNSKFLGSVNISEPKELEETHANYLIKNIVEGDGQFSTLLFHTLKAMLIQEGINIDPILKSTGNQIGKSIFYKLYDEDLDIFMGNLAEFWQKKGLGRLTYEIGQIIKITAYDCFECELLPKTGKPACFLDTGILEGLFTEFFKLPVSVIETQCFTMGDGKCVFEVEPQSAKTY
- the cobI gene encoding precorrin-2 C(20)-methyltransferase, which gives rise to MAKKGKLIGIGVGPGDTELLTLKAAKVLKTVPVVFSPKSSKEKESIALSIVRPVLEERDDYKKVMIVEPIFPMIEDKKELERIWDSASELVAQYLNTGRDVAFITLGDTSIFSTYSYLQRRLIDEFEVETIPGITSFTACAAARNEALVEQNDILTIVPKIDKRIEQVLDYSDSIVLMKASRNTTKLELKIKNDKREKEIYSVQNCTRENEKIIEGFSHEKPYLTTSIIKFKDD